A genomic window from bacterium includes:
- a CDS encoding DUF4838 domain-containing protein translates to MDKKKFFMKLGKSQLLGGVLSIFIVFTLLTNLNSETTDLILVKDSKPSAQIVIDENASLVAKFAAQELQYYIEKISGAKLAIVETIDEEKANLIIGDHAVLERLNVDTKSLKYEEFIIRRFGNKIVFYGYDMLSKSRINVRSTQSVGSLYAVYDFLERELGVHWYYAGEFGEVVPRAKDISVKGEDIQDSPKYGNRFLNPYYTDDASDEDMNQWYLRIRMSFGKGVAIANHSHHKWGEWYGKSHPEYFALQPDGTRKTTEEHYPHLCYSCPGVLKQEMENIQSAINGKLTYIRQPTAKYIFVMPNDNSPMYLCQCPECKKQYTPERGGNGITSDYVWNYVSKVAEECKKLYPDRKVLCCAYEGYTLPPAKKLADNVQVTLCIRNDPYVYQFNSEKAWEKFEKDLKSWREKAKQFSIWHYPLELPYSCKGIYAVAPHIIQKINKRGYEYGARDAFFQMIDRNMSNRAKRDGKWSWANPAFQHLEALFIVRTLWNPDMDIDKFLQDYYYGFYGPAGKSMENFFTLMITSWENCPHYIQKTYDIYKYVYTDNVMRSLIGHLSDASKDAKSGIYSKRVEWIRNGFEGIKTTWEKRAAMKEKYK, encoded by the coding sequence ATTGATGAAAATGCATCACTGGTAGCAAAGTTTGCTGCTCAGGAACTGCAGTATTATATAGAAAAGATAAGTGGAGCGAAATTAGCGATAGTAGAGACTATTGATGAAGAAAAAGCCAACCTTATTATTGGAGATCATGCGGTACTTGAGAGATTGAATGTTGATACTAAAAGTTTGAAGTATGAGGAATTTATCATTCGCAGGTTCGGGAATAAAATAGTCTTCTATGGATATGATATGCTTTCTAAGAGCAGAATAAATGTCCGTAGCACTCAAAGTGTAGGTAGCCTCTATGCGGTTTATGATTTTTTGGAGCGTGAATTAGGTGTCCATTGGTATTATGCCGGAGAGTTCGGAGAGGTAGTTCCAAGAGCCAAAGATATATCAGTCAAAGGAGAGGATATACAGGATAGTCCCAAGTATGGCAATAGATTTCTCAATCCTTATTATACGGATGACGCCAGTGATGAGGATATGAATCAGTGGTATTTGAGAATAAGAATGTCTTTTGGCAAAGGCGTAGCAATAGCAAATCATTCACATCATAAATGGGGAGAATGGTACGGCAAGAGCCACCCAGAATATTTTGCTTTACAGCCAGACGGCACAAGAAAAACAACTGAAGAGCACTATCCCCACCTATGTTACTCATGTCCCGGAGTCTTAAAGCAGGAGATGGAAAACATTCAATCTGCTATCAATGGGAAACTTACATATATAAGACAGCCTACGGCCAAATACATATTCGTTATGCCTAACGATAATTCCCCGATGTATCTATGCCAGTGTCCTGAATGCAAGAAGCAATATACTCCGGAAAGAGGTGGGAATGGCATTACGTCGGACTATGTGTGGAATTATGTATCAAAAGTTGCTGAGGAGTGTAAAAAATTGTATCCTGACAGAAAGGTTTTGTGCTGTGCCTATGAAGGTTATACATTGCCACCGGCTAAAAAACTTGCGGATAATGTTCAGGTTACTCTTTGTATCAGGAATGATCCTTATGTATATCAATTTAATTCCGAAAAGGCCTGGGAAAAATTCGAAAAAGACTTGAAATCTTGGAGGGAAAAGGCAAAACAATTTTCCATATGGCATTATCCTCTGGAGCTTCCTTATAGCTGCAAAGGTATCTACGCTGTAGCCCCACACATTATACAAAAAATTAACAAAAGAGGTTATGAGTACGGTGCAAGAGATGCTTTCTTTCAGATGATTGATAGAAATATGAGCAATAGGGCGAAAAGAGATGGAAAATGGAGCTGGGCTAATCCCGCATTCCAGCATTTAGAGGCGCTTTTCATCGTGAGAACCCTGTGGAATCCTGATATGGATATAGATAAATTTCTTCAGGACTATTACTATGGCTTTTATGGTCCTGCAGGGAAATCAATGGAAAATTTTTTTACTCTTATGATTACTAGCTGGGAGAATTGTCCTCACTATATTCAGAAAACGTACGATATCTATAAATATGTTTATACAGATAATGTTATGAGATCTTTGATTGGACATCTAAGTGATGCGAGTAAAGATGCAAAAAGTGGTATCTATTCAAAACGTGTTGAATGGATAAGAAATGGTTTTGAAGGGATAAAGACAACTTGGGAAAAACGGGCAGCCATGAAAGAAAAATATAAGTAA